In one Catenovulum adriaticum genomic region, the following are encoded:
- a CDS encoding zinc-binding alcohol dehydrogenase family protein produces MKSLSLIKPGKFGFIETPTPQLQQGQTLVKVLSCGVCGSDIHAMSGKQPFFNYPRILGHELCVEVIEAHAQDHIKVGDRCVIEPYYFCGECVACRKGKTNCCNKLSVLGVHFDGGHTSVISVPTEYLHKANALTIEQAALVEPLAIGCHAVNRANVQPGEPVVILGMGTIGLAAAFFVKAQGATPVIVDIDEGRLNFAEKTLNLGTALKAQDNIEKALIEHFGELPACVIDATGNQFSMNNCFNIVEYGGRIVYIGLFPGDTTFDAERFHQREITLLASRAALSCDFKTVIDAIANKVFDPTPMISERLSFAELDQQLPKLVGKAGLIKAIIDY; encoded by the coding sequence ATGAAAAGTTTAAGCTTAATTAAACCAGGTAAGTTTGGCTTTATAGAAACGCCAACACCCCAGCTGCAGCAAGGTCAAACTTTAGTCAAAGTTTTATCTTGTGGGGTTTGTGGTTCTGATATTCATGCGATGAGCGGCAAGCAACCTTTTTTTAATTATCCACGCATACTTGGTCACGAGTTATGTGTTGAGGTTATTGAAGCCCATGCACAAGATCATATAAAAGTGGGTGACCGTTGTGTTATCGAGCCATATTACTTTTGTGGTGAATGTGTTGCCTGTCGCAAGGGCAAAACCAATTGCTGTAATAAGCTTAGTGTACTGGGGGTTCATTTTGATGGTGGTCACACGTCAGTTATTTCTGTACCAACAGAGTATTTGCATAAAGCCAATGCACTCACTATAGAACAAGCTGCTTTAGTTGAGCCATTAGCGATTGGTTGCCATGCAGTTAATCGAGCCAATGTGCAACCGGGTGAACCAGTCGTTATTTTGGGCATGGGCACAATTGGCCTGGCGGCAGCGTTTTTTGTAAAAGCGCAAGGCGCGACGCCTGTTATTGTTGATATTGACGAAGGCCGTTTAAATTTTGCTGAAAAAACACTTAACTTAGGTACGGCGCTTAAAGCGCAAGACAATATAGAAAAAGCGTTAATTGAACATTTTGGTGAATTACCTGCATGTGTGATTGATGCAACAGGCAATCAATTTTCAATGAACAACTGCTTCAACATAGTCGAATATGGTGGACGCATTGTTTATATTGGTTTGTTCCCCGGAGATACTACTTTTGATGCGGAGCGCTTTCATCAACGTGAAATCACTTTGCTGGCCAGTCGAGCAGCTCTCTCTTGCGATTTTAAAACAGTCATAGACGCTATAGCCAACAAAGTGTTTGACCCAACCCCCATGATCAGTGAGCGATTAAGTTTTGCAGAGTTAGACCAACAATTACCTAAGTTAGTTGGTAAAGCAGGCTTGATAAAAGCCATTATTGATTATTAA
- a CDS encoding helix-turn-helix domain-containing protein, with product MSKPTYTLDKLRFEIDNCLPQLSAVKDQKITLNALTNGNYPGKVIPKGELLGIGSMGFMHVVEEQDWGIEPHRNEGIEICFQENGTNTLIVDGNNYLTPSKTLTITRPWQLHQVGSPNLHPGRLHWIILDVGVRQPNQSWRWPEWCILTNSDKQELERLLRGNEHPAWQANNEILHIFKRLQTYVVAEPIEHYLSHIQINLNQLLLTLLELLRTQNIVTESRLTTRARTVEIFLNELQQNTELAAFDWTLERMAKHCDMKRSAFSNYCQQLTNTSPLNYLNRCRLQHACDLLLKRPKLSITDLAFDLGFTNSQYFTRCFKKQFGQPPLKWQKNNLKHHLN from the coding sequence ATGTCTAAACCCACTTACACATTGGATAAATTACGCTTTGAAATAGATAATTGTTTACCACAATTGTCTGCAGTAAAAGATCAAAAAATAACGCTAAATGCACTAACAAATGGCAATTATCCGGGAAAAGTAATTCCAAAAGGAGAGTTATTGGGTATAGGCAGCATGGGTTTTATGCATGTTGTAGAGGAGCAAGATTGGGGAATTGAGCCTCATAGAAATGAAGGCATCGAAATATGTTTTCAAGAAAACGGCACAAATACACTTATCGTAGATGGTAATAATTACTTAACCCCATCAAAAACACTAACCATTACTCGGCCTTGGCAGTTACACCAGGTCGGCTCTCCTAATTTACACCCCGGACGCCTGCATTGGATTATTTTAGACGTAGGCGTTAGACAACCAAACCAAAGCTGGCGATGGCCAGAGTGGTGCATTTTAACCAATTCTGATAAACAAGAATTAGAGCGCCTATTACGTGGCAATGAACACCCAGCATGGCAAGCTAATAACGAAATATTACACATTTTTAAACGACTGCAAACCTATGTTGTAGCTGAGCCAATTGAGCATTATTTATCGCATATACAAATCAATTTAAACCAGCTATTACTGACCTTACTAGAACTCCTACGCACTCAAAACATAGTCACTGAATCACGCTTAACTACACGCGCCAGAACCGTTGAAATATTCCTAAATGAACTACAACAAAATACAGAGCTTGCAGCATTTGATTGGACATTAGAGCGCATGGCAAAACATTGCGATATGAAACGCTCAGCTTTTAGTAACTATTGCCAGCAATTAACCAATACAAGCCCCCTAAATTACCTAAATAGATGTCGGTTGCAGCACGCTTGTGATTTACTTTTAAAAAGACCTAAATTATCTATAACTGATTTAGCTTTTGATCTAGGCTTTACCAACAGCCAATATTTTACCCGTTGCTTTAAAAAACAATTTGGACAACCCCCGTTAAAGTGGCAAAAGAATAATCTTAAACATCACCTTAATTAA
- a CDS encoding lipocalin family protein, translating to MLIKLFRPFILLILSLGLLSCTGLPDKIKPVDSFELDAYLGKWHEVARLPHSFEEDMNQVTAEYQLNQDGSVKVINRGFNLCEQKWDKAEGNANFVDEKSKGYLKVSFFGPFYGSYVVFELGPKLNGQYQYSFVSGPNTDYLWLLSRTKDVSAQTKQAFIKKAKQADFNTNKVIWVNELNQCEQ from the coding sequence ATGCTCATTAAATTGTTTCGTCCCTTTATATTGCTAATTTTAAGTTTAGGGTTACTTAGCTGCACAGGTCTGCCGGATAAAATTAAACCCGTTGATTCTTTTGAACTTGATGCGTATCTGGGTAAATGGCATGAAGTTGCCAGACTGCCTCACAGTTTTGAGGAAGATATGAATCAAGTCACCGCAGAGTATCAACTAAATCAGGATGGCAGTGTAAAAGTAATAAACCGCGGCTTTAACTTATGCGAACAAAAATGGGACAAAGCAGAAGGCAACGCAAATTTTGTGGATGAAAAATCTAAAGGTTATCTTAAAGTTTCTTTTTTTGGACCATTTTATGGCTCTTACGTGGTATTTGAGTTAGGCCCTAAACTTAATGGTCAATACCAATATTCTTTTGTCTCTGGCCCTAATACAGACTATTTATGGTTACTGTCTCGAACCAAAGATGTTTCAGCTCAAACCAAACAGGCGTTTATAAAAAAAGCTAAGCAAGCTGATTTTAATACCAACAAAGTCATTTGGGTCAATGAGCTTAATCAATGTGAGCAATAA
- a CDS encoding SDR family NAD(P)-dependent oxidoreductase → MNYQVEQNSLHQQVALVTGGGTGIGFAIAQALVKAGAQVCITGRRQNMLEEAVAKLGNTATFYAGDITNATDRNKMVAHTRTTFDADITLLVNNAGQNIKAPALDVTQDSFDDVLNTHVKAGFALSQLVAPNMIANGQGCILFMASMASFMGVPNIIAYTTAKTAVLGLTRGLAAEWSSLGIRVNAIAPGWIHTPMTDQAFANDTQRKDKVLSRTPMNKMGEPTDIANMAVFLASSNAKFITGQCFTVDGGAAIGF, encoded by the coding sequence ATGAATTATCAAGTTGAACAAAATAGTTTGCATCAGCAAGTTGCGCTGGTAACAGGTGGCGGCACAGGCATTGGTTTTGCCATTGCTCAAGCTTTGGTTAAAGCTGGCGCTCAAGTGTGCATTACTGGACGCCGACAAAATATGTTGGAAGAGGCAGTTGCTAAGCTGGGTAATACTGCCACTTTTTACGCTGGTGACATTACTAACGCAACTGACAGAAATAAAATGGTAGCGCATACCCGCACAACGTTTGATGCAGATATTACCCTATTAGTGAATAACGCAGGACAAAATATTAAAGCCCCTGCGTTAGATGTCACTCAAGACTCATTTGACGATGTACTCAATACTCACGTTAAAGCAGGGTTTGCTTTGTCGCAATTGGTTGCCCCAAACATGATAGCGAATGGACAAGGCTGTATTTTATTTATGGCTTCTATGGCTTCTTTTATGGGAGTGCCCAATATCATCGCTTACACCACAGCCAAAACCGCAGTGTTAGGATTAACCCGTGGTTTGGCTGCTGAATGGTCGTCACTTGGAATTAGGGTAAACGCAATTGCTCCCGGTTGGATTCACACCCCAATGACAGATCAAGCATTTGCCAATGATACTCAACGCAAAGACAAAGTGTTGTCGCGTACCCCAATGAACAAAATGGGCGAACCAACAGATATCGCTAATATGGCCGTGTTTTTAGCATCAAGTAACGCAAAATTTATCACTGGCCAATGTTTTACCGTAGATGGCGGTGCGGCCATCGGTTTTTAA
- a CDS encoding mandelate racemase/muconate lactonizing enzyme family protein: MKITKLEPIILHAPVTKGGIKDSTHSITHWGAPGVAIHTDTGHVGYGFSGTHAHLPTDKLIVDCIVNSFGPLLIGEDIMATRALWQKLYKSSEIYWVGRSGITHLALGAIDIALWDLKCKAFDVPLWSLKGASGNEKLEAYNTDGGWLNWSKEQLVSDCKRMVEEQGYRAVKIKVGGDSGTEDLRRIEAVRKALGDDIRIMTDANGRWSLPEAIRLGQRLADFDITWIEEPMGFDDVKGHQRLANTITTPIALGEQLYLTQQFRDFIQAGAVDFVQPDIVRLAGITEWWTVAELAHANNLPVVPHVGDMGQVHQHLCLAHPACHLLEYIPWLKDWMKHPAQVKDGYYLAPQAAGAGMEPTEHALATINKI, translated from the coding sequence ATGAAAATTACTAAATTAGAACCCATTATTTTACATGCACCTGTTACAAAAGGTGGTATTAAAGACAGCACGCACTCGATTACTCATTGGGGCGCACCTGGTGTCGCTATTCATACCGACACGGGCCATGTCGGTTATGGTTTTTCGGGTACTCATGCACATTTACCGACTGATAAATTAATCGTTGATTGTATTGTTAATAGTTTTGGCCCGTTATTAATTGGCGAAGATATCATGGCTACCCGTGCGCTTTGGCAAAAATTATATAAATCTAGCGAAATATACTGGGTTGGCCGTTCGGGTATTACTCATTTAGCTTTAGGTGCCATTGATATCGCTTTGTGGGATTTAAAATGTAAGGCGTTCGATGTGCCATTATGGAGCTTAAAGGGGGCGTCAGGCAATGAGAAGTTAGAAGCTTACAACACAGATGGCGGCTGGCTAAATTGGAGTAAAGAGCAGCTGGTATCTGATTGTAAACGTATGGTTGAAGAGCAAGGCTATCGTGCAGTTAAAATTAAAGTAGGTGGAGATTCTGGCACTGAAGATTTGCGCCGAATAGAAGCTGTGCGCAAGGCTCTTGGTGATGATATTCGTATTATGACTGATGCTAATGGTCGCTGGTCATTACCAGAAGCTATTCGCTTGGGGCAGCGCTTAGCTGACTTTGATATTACTTGGATTGAAGAGCCAATGGGGTTTGATGATGTAAAAGGGCATCAACGTCTTGCCAATACGATTACAACGCCAATTGCTTTAGGTGAGCAGTTATATTTAACTCAACAGTTTAGAGATTTTATTCAAGCTGGAGCGGTCGACTTTGTTCAGCCTGACATAGTACGTTTAGCGGGTATTACTGAGTGGTGGACAGTTGCTGAACTTGCCCATGCAAATAATTTACCTGTGGTGCCGCATGTTGGTGATATGGGGCAAGTTCATCAGCATTTGTGTTTGGCTCATCCTGCTTGTCATTTGTTGGAATACATACCATGGCTGAAAGATTGGATGAAGCATCCAGCGCAAGTGAAAGATGGTTATTACCTTGCCCCTCAAGCTGCGGGAGCAGGCATGGAGCCAACTGAGCATGCGTTAGCTACCATAAATAAAATTTAG
- a CDS encoding sodium:solute symporter, whose protein sequence is MHIHWIDLTIIISYLLGITAFGVYVGRNSASSSSNYFLASRSLRWPTIGLALFATNISTVHLIGLAASGYDQGMVVGNFEWLAPFLLILLGLVFAPFYFRSKISTLPEYIEGRYGPTSRTVLAVMAVIGALFIHIGVTLYAGAVVFQSFVDLDIIYSILVISALTLIYTALGGLRAVVVTEAIQTVILLIGAIAVTYFALVALSDMGITSLDQLKASAKPDQLSMIRTEGDYSWYAMLLGYPILGIWYWCSDQTIVQRVLGAKTERDAQLGPIFAGFLKIMPVLFMVLPGVIAYVLFQEQIADNKDATLIVMIKELLPVGLQGVVIAGLLAALMSTVAGALNSTATLVSIDIVKRVKPDVEDHKLVYYGRVTVAVVLLLAIAWSTQGEKFGGIFEGINQMIAVLAPPISAVFIWGIFWPRGTEKAALYTLIGGFLCGAIVFCLDFPAVSGLFLGNDEAGNPVRFFTDQLGIPFMLQAWWLFVISSIILIVVSYLTPKPEQAVVEKFCWKSPLLVLTEKPISGITDARIMSLLLIAVMALCYALFI, encoded by the coding sequence ATGCATATTCATTGGATAGATCTAACGATAATAATATCTTATTTATTAGGTATTACTGCGTTTGGTGTCTATGTTGGTCGTAACTCGGCTAGCTCATCGTCAAACTACTTTTTGGCAAGTCGCTCATTACGCTGGCCAACTATTGGTTTAGCCTTATTCGCAACCAACATTTCAACCGTACATTTAATTGGTTTAGCCGCATCTGGTTATGACCAAGGTATGGTTGTTGGTAACTTTGAATGGTTAGCGCCGTTTTTACTTATACTGTTGGGTTTAGTATTTGCACCGTTTTATTTCCGTTCAAAAATTTCAACTTTACCTGAATATATCGAAGGTCGGTACGGCCCAACATCACGTACAGTGCTAGCCGTCATGGCGGTTATCGGCGCACTATTTATTCATATCGGTGTAACGCTTTATGCCGGTGCGGTTGTTTTTCAAAGTTTTGTTGATTTAGATATTATTTATTCAATTCTGGTCATCTCAGCATTAACATTAATTTATACCGCCCTAGGTGGCTTACGAGCGGTTGTTGTAACAGAAGCTATTCAAACCGTTATCTTATTAATAGGCGCAATTGCTGTTACTTACTTTGCATTGGTTGCGCTAAGCGATATGGGAATCACTTCATTAGACCAATTAAAAGCATCAGCAAAACCAGATCAACTAAGTATGATCAGGACTGAGGGTGATTACAGCTGGTACGCAATGTTATTAGGTTACCCAATTTTAGGTATTTGGTACTGGTGTAGTGATCAAACTATTGTACAACGTGTATTAGGTGCTAAAACTGAGCGTGATGCACAATTAGGTCCTATCTTTGCAGGTTTCTTAAAAATTATGCCAGTGCTATTTATGGTATTACCTGGCGTTATTGCTTACGTTTTATTCCAAGAGCAAATTGCAGATAACAAAGACGCTACGTTAATCGTAATGATCAAAGAATTATTGCCTGTTGGTTTACAAGGTGTTGTGATCGCGGGCCTATTAGCAGCATTGATGAGTACAGTTGCTGGGGCTTTAAACTCAACGGCGACATTAGTAAGTATTGATATTGTTAAACGTGTTAAACCAGATGTTGAAGATCACAAGCTTGTTTACTACGGCCGCGTAACAGTTGCTGTTGTACTTTTATTAGCAATTGCTTGGTCTACTCAAGGTGAAAAGTTTGGTGGTATTTTTGAGGGTATTAACCAAATGATCGCTGTGCTTGCACCACCTATTAGTGCGGTATTTATTTGGGGTATCTTCTGGCCTCGAGGTACAGAAAAGGCCGCCCTTTATACCCTAATCGGTGGCTTTTTATGTGGCGCAATTGTTTTCTGCTTAGACTTTCCGGCCGTATCTGGCTTGTTTTTAGGTAACGATGAGGCTGGCAATCCAGTTCGTTTCTTTACTGATCAACTCGGCATTCCATTTATGTTGCAGGCTTGGTGGTTGTTTGTCATTAGTAGCATTATTTTGATTGTTGTTAGTTATTTGACACCTAAACCAGAGCAAGCGGTTGTTGAAAAATTTTGCTGGAAGAGCCCGCTGTTGGTATTAACTGAAAAACCAATTTCAGGTATTACAGATGCGCGTATTATGAGTTTGTTACTTATCGCGGTTATGGCATTGTGCTACGCATTGTTTATCTAA
- a CDS encoding L-rhamnose mutarotase gives MKKFKLFLVLLSLFCVQASALSPYENKLQSDDKQRLGLIAFAKLEQLTELKNLAKSIEQQTMDNTHKDIDKLSIYFKPLKQKVMVFAYFESDDKSILGWEHRLTNSSPQLKQFSERLTPHSRANKHNVWLRMEWMNLVASDKTFPHNKVAQRMGFMSRLKPEFELQYRQLHQLNWPGVVDGMVKSNYRNWTSFLIEDGDALLLFTFAEYIGSDIKADNQKMAADPTTQRWWTHTEECLINLHGEGNWSSMTPLLEVSK, from the coding sequence ATGAAAAAATTTAAATTGTTTTTGGTGTTGCTGAGTTTGTTCTGCGTGCAAGCATCGGCGCTGTCGCCTTACGAAAATAAACTGCAATCGGATGATAAGCAACGCCTTGGGTTAATTGCGTTTGCCAAGCTTGAGCAATTAACTGAATTAAAAAATTTAGCTAAGTCTATCGAGCAACAAACAATGGATAATACGCATAAGGACATAGACAAACTAAGTATTTATTTTAAACCTTTAAAGCAAAAGGTCATGGTATTTGCCTATTTTGAAAGTGACGATAAAAGCATTCTGGGTTGGGAGCATCGTTTAACTAATAGCTCACCACAACTAAAGCAATTTTCCGAGCGGTTAACCCCGCATTCACGGGCTAATAAACACAATGTGTGGTTGCGTATGGAATGGATGAATTTAGTGGCCAGCGATAAAACTTTTCCGCACAACAAAGTTGCGCAACGTATGGGGTTTATGAGTCGTTTAAAGCCCGAGTTTGAATTGCAGTATCGGCAGTTGCATCAGCTCAACTGGCCAGGGGTAGTTGATGGCATGGTGAAGTCGAATTATCGCAATTGGACCAGCTTTTTAATTGAAGACGGTGACGCATTGCTGCTGTTCACTTTTGCTGAATACATAGGATCAGATATTAAAGCTGATAACCAAAAAATGGCGGCAGATCCCACGACTCAAAGATGGTGGACGCATACTGAAGAATGTTTAATTAATTTGCACGGCGAAGGCAACTGGTCGTCGATGACACCATTATTAGAGGTTTCAAAATGA
- a CDS encoding SDR family NAD(P)-dependent oxidoreductase: MRLKNKVVFLTGGSDGIGWACAKAYASEGATVILCGIEDDMAKERANKLPGKHLGIKCDVSNENDVANTIAMIIEKYGRLDVIHNNAGVGAPTKPIHTTTMDEWNCVFNVNIKSVYLTTKYGFDALKASKGCILNTSSMAGILGQENHAAYTATKGAMNSLTKSMALDYATYGIRVNAVCPAGTWTPMLREWVSEQADPNQMEAYLDGIHALGYCPEGDVIASASVYLISDDARFVTGTIHHVSGGAELGYRRI; this comes from the coding sequence ATGAGGTTAAAAAACAAAGTCGTATTTTTAACAGGCGGCTCTGACGGTATTGGTTGGGCGTGTGCTAAAGCATATGCAAGTGAGGGAGCGACTGTCATTCTGTGCGGGATAGAGGATGATATGGCCAAAGAACGGGCCAATAAATTGCCGGGCAAACATTTAGGTATAAAATGCGATGTTTCTAATGAAAATGATGTGGCTAACACCATTGCGATGATCATTGAAAAATATGGTCGCTTAGATGTTATACACAATAATGCTGGGGTTGGAGCGCCCACAAAACCAATTCACACAACTACAATGGATGAATGGAATTGCGTATTTAACGTGAATATAAAAAGCGTTTATTTAACGACTAAATATGGTTTTGACGCTTTAAAGGCCTCTAAAGGCTGCATTTTAAATACCTCAAGTATGGCAGGCATTTTGGGTCAAGAAAACCACGCAGCTTATACCGCGACTAAAGGCGCTATGAATTCTTTAACTAAATCTATGGCGCTTGATTATGCAACGTATGGCATTCGAGTTAATGCGGTTTGTCCTGCGGGAACTTGGACGCCCATGTTACGCGAATGGGTAAGTGAACAAGCAGATCCAAACCAAATGGAAGCCTATTTAGATGGCATTCATGCATTGGGTTATTGCCCAGAAGGGGATGTTATTGCCTCTGCTTCGGTCTATTTAATTTCAGATGATGCGCGCTTTGTGACTGGCACCATTCACCATGTATCAGGTGGCGCTGAATTAGGCTATCGCCGCATTTAA
- a CDS encoding alpha-L-fucosidase yields the protein MNNKIFKHKVKYLAAVIFAASAMGCNATETPQSTSKSSKKTTELYDESWESLSKVNHKPDWFQDAKLGIYTHWGPTSTANIGMKQAAGWYGLDMYMDKVYDWKTGEVRLFGESKESRPSYAYQHHVKTHGHPSEFGFKDIIKSFNPDKFDAKEWADLFKKSGAKFAGPVAIHHDNYAMWDSEVTRWNSKATTGKDIVGELSKALRERDLKVITSFHHAFTWVYFANAYNFDATAETADLYTDQHDLTDFKPNKKFHDRWFAKLKEVIDNYQPDVIWFDWWVEFLDEEYRKKFVAYYYNKAKEWDKEVVINYKNTSFPSSTGILDYERGRPNKQKDEFWMTDTSPGAWFYYENAKFVEPNEIVDILIDIVSKNGLMLLNVPPNPDGSIPQEMHDMLGKLGDWLNINGEGIYGTRPWTTFGEGPTRIRHGGHKIEKQKIEYNDKDIRFTKKGDDTVYAFVMDKPQGDIVIQSLSSNLTVLPGKIKKIEMLGSNQTVKWQRNEQGLVIDQPSSIPSDFAVGYKITLLHEEEVGIGGEDPGTNGNGD from the coding sequence ATGAATAACAAAATTTTTAAACATAAAGTTAAATATTTAGCTGCTGTTATATTTGCAGCGAGCGCTATGGGGTGTAATGCGACAGAAACACCGCAAAGCACTAGCAAAAGTAGTAAAAAAACCACAGAGCTTTATGATGAAAGCTGGGAATCTTTATCCAAAGTAAACCATAAACCGGATTGGTTTCAAGATGCTAAACTTGGTATTTATACACACTGGGGACCAACTTCTACTGCTAATATCGGCATGAAACAAGCTGCGGGCTGGTATGGTTTAGATATGTATATGGACAAAGTATACGATTGGAAAACGGGTGAGGTTAGGTTATTTGGTGAAAGCAAAGAATCGCGCCCATCATACGCCTACCAACACCATGTGAAAACGCACGGTCATCCATCAGAGTTCGGTTTTAAAGATATTATTAAAAGCTTCAATCCTGATAAGTTTGATGCAAAGGAATGGGCAGATTTATTCAAGAAATCGGGTGCTAAATTTGCTGGTCCAGTCGCCATTCATCACGATAACTACGCAATGTGGGATAGTGAAGTAACGCGTTGGAACTCAAAAGCGACAACAGGTAAAGATATTGTGGGCGAGCTAAGCAAAGCGCTTAGAGAGCGTGATTTAAAAGTGATCACCTCATTTCATCATGCCTTTACTTGGGTTTATTTCGCTAACGCATACAACTTTGACGCAACTGCAGAAACGGCTGATTTATATACTGACCAGCACGATTTAACAGATTTTAAACCTAATAAAAAATTCCATGACCGTTGGTTTGCTAAGTTAAAAGAAGTGATAGACAACTATCAGCCAGATGTTATCTGGTTTGATTGGTGGGTTGAATTTTTGGATGAAGAGTACCGCAAAAAATTTGTAGCTTATTACTACAACAAAGCTAAAGAGTGGGATAAAGAAGTCGTCATTAACTACAAAAATACTTCATTCCCCAGTTCTACTGGTATTTTAGATTACGAGCGTGGTCGTCCTAATAAGCAAAAAGATGAATTTTGGATGACAGATACGTCACCCGGCGCATGGTTTTATTATGAAAACGCCAAATTTGTCGAGCCAAACGAAATTGTCGATATCTTAATTGATATTGTCTCAAAAAACGGTTTGATGTTGTTAAACGTGCCGCCTAATCCTGATGGGTCTATTCCACAAGAAATGCACGACATGTTAGGCAAGCTAGGTGATTGGTTAAACATTAATGGTGAAGGCATTTATGGTACACGCCCATGGACAACATTTGGTGAAGGTCCAACGCGTATTCGCCATGGGGGACATAAAATAGAAAAACAAAAAATTGAATACAATGACAAAGATATTCGATTTACTAAAAAAGGGGACGATACAGTTTATGCATTTGTGATGGATAAACCACAAGGCGATATTGTGATTCAGTCGCTGAGTAGTAATTTGACAGTATTACCTGGCAAAATTAAAAAAATTGAAATGCTTGGTAGCAATCAAACAGTAAAGTGGCAGCGTAATGAACAAGGCCTAGTTATTGACCAGCCAAGCTCAATACCAAGCGACTTTGCGGTTGGCTATAAAATTACGCTACTTCATGAAGAGGAAGTTGGCATCGGCGGCGAAGACCCTGGCACTAATGGTAATGGTGATTAA